A segment of the Nostoc sp. TCL26-01 genome:
AACTCTAATGCAGCCAGCATCAAATTATTTTTCATTTCTTGGGCAACTTCAATCTCAAAATGTTGCCAAGGCAATGATTTATCTTTGACAGTTTCTTTCCAAAGTTCAAAAGACTTGCGGGGAGAGAGGCGTAGACTATTGTCTGCTGTAACAGATACTGGTTTATTTGGGTTACCAGCCCAATTCACAATTTGAATTTGTTCTGGTCTAAACCAAATTATATGATAAGACCTTTGATTGAGAATAATCGAAATTGCCAAGATACCACAGGCTTTATCTTGGAAATTTCTAGCTTGTGGATAGATTTGGGGTAAAGAATCTGTATAGATCACCTCATGAATATCTTGGTTCATTAGCCATTGTATTAGTGCTTGTGTATCTATTTTACTAGGAGTTTGACCAATTAAAGTGAGCTGTCTTTCTAATAAAATTGCTGCACCTTGAGCTTGAACAAAATTTAATAAGCTGGATTGATTGCATATAAAAACATTGCCAATACAATCTAATTCACTCAATAATGCTTGTCTTAACTGTTCTTGAATTAATGTAACTTGTTGACGATAGAAATTTAAGGTTCGTTCTTGATGATTAAGTAACTCAACAGATGCAAACTTACCAATTAACTCACAAATTTGTCGAATTTCATAATCAACTTTTTTAGGTTGATAGTGATGACAAGCTATCATCCCCCAAAGCTTATCTTCATTAACTAGTGAAATACAAATAGTAGCAACAACACCCATGTTTTGCAGATACTCTATATGCAGAGGTGACACACTCCGCAATATTGAATTGCTTAAATCCAGAGGTGTATTTGTCAGAGGATTATTGGTAGGCAGCAATTTAACTGGCTGATAATTAACATCGGGAATAACACGCAACAATTTTTGTTGATAGAGCTTTCTAGCTTGAGCCGGAATATCAGAAGCAGGATAGTGTAATCCTAAGTAGCTATCCAAATAATCTTGCTTATCTTCAGCAATAATTACTCCACTATAATCTAATTCAAATTTATAAATCATCACCCGATCAAATTGCGTGATTGCTCGTATATTCTTCGCAATGGCTTGAGACATCTCTGATAAATTTGCAGAATTACTAATATTAGTAAAAGCTGTTTCTAAGGTTTGATAATACTCTAATGAATTATTTGTTTTTTGTGATGACTGAGCTTCTATCTCTAAAATTAGAACATTTTGGGAACGATGAAAATGACCTAGAAATACTAAATTTTTAGCTTCAGAGTCATCTGTTGACTGATTAATAAGTAATTCTGAATTTATCGTCAAAACCTGAAGAAAAACTGTATTTCCTTCCTTGACTAAGTTTTGAATTATATTAACTTGTTCTATTGATATTAAATAATTTAAATTTTTACCAATAAAGGAATTTGCAGAAACTCCAAAAAATTGATTAATATTTTCACTAACTTGTAAAACAGTTAATTGTGATTGTTGTAAAACTATGAGAACTCCATGAGGCTGTATCTCTCCAGGAATATGTATTGCTTCTCGTTCACAATTAGTAAGATCAATTTGTTCTGATGCAACAAAGTTTAAATCTTCCATAATTCACGGATAATTTGATTTTGACGGCTACTACTAATAGATATCTTAGAGGATGTTTGAAAAGTATCATGCGTAATACCAAAATCTCAAAAACCTAACCCCTAATATCAAATGACGTAATAAATATTATTTTTGATATCGCTACTAAAGAGATTTTTACAGTAATTATACTGAAATTGTGTAAAGTTTATTAAATAAAATTGACCACTACTAAAAAGCTGAATACAGTGTGTTTCAGATGTTGCTCGTTCTAAAAAATGTATTAATGTATTGTGGAAATATAAATTTATTGAGACTTTTGCAAATGTCTGTGGAAAAATTGCATCAGCTCATACCATGCGTCTTCGGCTGCTAAACGGTTATAGGAAGAACGCTCATGGCAGAAAAAACCATGATCAGCATCAGGATAAACCTTCAATGTGTATTCCTTGCCAAGTTCCTTGAACCGAGACTCAATTTGCTCAACACGTTCAAGCGGAATAAATGGATCGATACCACCGTGAAATAAGTATACAGGTACTGTGATGTTTGTGATTGCTGCTACCCAATCATCCAGAACCATTCCGTAGAAGGGAGCTACCGCCGCAACTTCGTCGGAAAATTTGCAAGCGGCGAGAAAAGACAAACCACCACCTAAGCAAAATCCAGTCACTCCAATTCGTTCTGGAGATACATCAGGCTGTGACTTTACATAAGCGATCGCTGCTTTAATATCCTCTTCTACTGGTTTACCAAAGTCAAGGCGATACATCATCGCCATCGCTTGCTCAACTTGTTCATATGCAAATTTGTTGTTTGTCAACTCACGATAGTACAAATCTGGGGTGAGAACTATGTAGCCTTCGTTGGCAATTCGGGCTGCTACATCCTGAATGTGGGAAGTTAAGCCAAATGCTTCCATTAACAGAATTACAGCTGGCTTTTGTCCATGTTCACAAGGTTTATACAAAAACGCAGCCATTTGTCCATCCGGCGTAGAAATTTTTACCTCTGTCTGTTCAATTTGCAAGTTATTACTCCCCACTCACCACTCCCCACTTAGCTTTACCAATTCCGCCAGCCGCCCTTTGGTGCTACTTCACTAGTATATTTTTGTCCGTGATTTTGTAATAAGGATTGATATTCTTGACTACTTGCCCAACGATCAATTTCTCGTGCGCGTAGAACTGGAACAGGATGGGTTAATTGGGCTGTGCGGGCGGCTTTGAGAGTTTCCCCAATTTCTGTGTTACTAATATCATCGTAAGCACGGGCTTGGGCAATAAAGGCATCTAAATTCAGTTGGGGTGCGAGGGTGGGGGAACCTCCTGCCAACTTCATCAACACCGACATGACAACTTTGGGGTCTTGGGTGGCTAGCAAAGCAGCGCGATCGCAAGTAAACTCAGCACAGCGTACCCACTCTAAAAGTTGTGTCTGAATAGCTTGAGCAACAAATGTACCCACATTAGGAACTACAGCTGCTGCTAATACTAGTAAATTGACTGGTGTTAAATAAACACTATGATCACATTTGAGATGCCCTAACTCATGGGCAATCACTGCTTGAATTTCTGCTGGGGTGAGAATATCAATTAAGGAAGTGTGCAACACCACAAAAGGTTGCTTACCCCGCATAGCAAAAGTATAAGCATTGGGAGCCGGATGTTGTCTCACATACAACTGGGGAGGCTCTATATCTAAAATTTTGCTAGCTTCTAACAACAGTTTGTGTAAATCAGGTAGTTGTCTCTCACCTACCAAAATACTAGAAGCAATATTTTCCACATAAAAAACCTGTTCCGCCATCGGCCCTAGTAAATTGCGTACTATCATATCCAAGCCAGGGATTTGCTTGAGAGATGTGGTAGCTTCCAAGTCTAATGGATGACGAAATGAGTCAGCTTTTAACCCAATGAGAGGGGATTTGCACAAGGACATGATCTAGCAGTTGGAGAAACAAAGTATCAACAGCCTCCCACAGTTAGTATAGCGATTTGGGGAAGAGGGATGGGGAGATGGGGGGATGGGGAGAGGGGGAGATGGGGGGGATGGGGAGAGGGGGAGATGGGGGGAAAGAATCTATATAAGTATTCTTCCCTTGTCCCCTTGTCTCCTTGTCCCCTTCCTTCATTTTGAATTTTGTTAGCGCAGCGTAAAGCCTTCTCTTTCAGAGACGCTAACGCGAACGGCATAGCTTCTCTACGAGACGCTACGCGAACGCTTAGAGCGAGTCCGCGATAGCGCAGCGTTAGCGACGCAGGAGCGTCGCGTCATTTTGAATTGATTTGTCCCCTTGTCCCCTCCTGCTTCCCTAAGTCACAATCGATGCTGATGGCGTAGTAGTAGATACTTCAGTATCTGCTGGTGGTTCGCCTACACGTAGGATTCTTGCGCCTAGTTGTTGCAATTTGACATCAAGTTGATCGTAGCCACGATCAAGATGATGCAATCCTTTAATGGTGGTTTGTCCTTCAGCTGCTAGCCCAGCGATAACTAAGGCTGCTGATGCGCGTAAGTCTGTGCCGATGACTGGCGCACCTGACAACATCGGTACTCCTCGGACAAAGGCTGTATTACCTTTAACGCGAATGTCTGCCCCCAAGCGATTTAATTCTGAGGCATGACGTAAGCGGTTTTCAAATACAGATTCGTTAATGATGCTGTCACCTTCAGCTAGGGTGAGCAAAGCCATGAACGGCGCTTGCATATCTGTCGGAAACCCCGGATGAGGCAAGGTATCAATATCAGTAGCTTTGAGGATTTTGGCAGGAAGAATCCGTAAACAATCTGGCGCATCTTCGATGATTGTCACCCCAATATCTCGTAATTTAGCTATTAACGGGATTAAATGATCTGGAACTACTGGTGATAGGGTGATTTCAGAACGGGTGATGGCTCCAGCGACTAAAAACGTTCCGGCTTCAATGCGATCAGGAATAATACTGTAG
Coding sequences within it:
- a CDS encoding dienelactone hydrolase family protein, whose translation is MGSNNLQIEQTEVKISTPDGQMAAFLYKPCEHGQKPAVILLMEAFGLTSHIQDVAARIANEGYIVLTPDLYYRELTNNKFAYEQVEQAMAMMYRLDFGKPVEEDIKAAIAYVKSQPDVSPERIGVTGFCLGGGLSFLAACKFSDEVAAVAPFYGMVLDDWVAAITNITVPVYLFHGGIDPFIPLERVEQIESRFKELGKEYTLKVYPDADHGFFCHERSSYNRLAAEDAWYELMQFFHRHLQKSQ
- a CDS encoding response regulator, whose product is MEDLNFVASEQIDLTNCEREAIHIPGEIQPHGVLIVLQQSQLTVLQVSENINQFFGVSANSFIGKNLNYLISIEQVNIIQNLVKEGNTVFLQVLTINSELLINQSTDDSEAKNLVFLGHFHRSQNVLILEIEAQSSQKTNNSLEYYQTLETAFTNISNSANLSEMSQAIAKNIRAITQFDRVMIYKFELDYSGVIIAEDKQDYLDSYLGLHYPASDIPAQARKLYQQKLLRVIPDVNYQPVKLLPTNNPLTNTPLDLSNSILRSVSPLHIEYLQNMGVVATICISLVNEDKLWGMIACHHYQPKKVDYEIRQICELIGKFASVELLNHQERTLNFYRQQVTLIQEQLRQALLSELDCIGNVFICNQSSLLNFVQAQGAAILLERQLTLIGQTPSKIDTQALIQWLMNQDIHEVIYTDSLPQIYPQARNFQDKACGILAISIILNQRSYHIIWFRPEQIQIVNWAGNPNKPVSVTADNSLRLSPRKSFELWKETVKDKSLPWQHFEIEVAQEMKNNLMLAALEFSHAALKQAAEQAEIANRAKSQFLAKMSHELRTPLNAILGFTQLMTRNRYLSDEDKENLDIISRSGEHLLTLINDVLEMSKIEAGQLTLNESYFDLHQLIYSIREMFALKSTSKGLNLIISLDAEVNQYVYGDEGKLKQILINLIGNAIKFTVVGHVALKVSYFRNASAITPGKIILEFAIEDTGPGIATADMELIFEAFMQAKGGRQFMQGTGLGLAISRQFARLMGGDVTVSSVPDQGTTFTCRIQLTQAKTVDVLSATQVTRRVIGLEPGQHSYRILIVEDIPENRQLIIKLLESVGFEVCAAENGWQAIHLCQEWEPDLIWMDLQMPVLDGYEATKRIRAIYPEKKIVIIALTANAFEEDRKAVLEVGFDDFVAKPFDETALFDKMGKYLGLRYIYAETAAQKLSSTKQQPLQLTKADLQVMPPAWIDQVHAAALVIDDAKLYELLEQIPKHEEKLADSLKDLIDNFHLETIVNLTEKI
- a CDS encoding M48 family metallopeptidase, which encodes MSLCKSPLIGLKADSFRHPLDLEATTSLKQIPGLDMIVRNLLGPMAEQVFYVENIASSILVGERQLPDLHKLLLEASKILDIEPPQLYVRQHPAPNAYTFAMRGKQPFVVLHTSLIDILTPAEIQAVIAHELGHLKCDHSVYLTPVNLLVLAAAVVPNVGTFVAQAIQTQLLEWVRCAEFTCDRAALLATQDPKVVMSVLMKLAGGSPTLAPQLNLDAFIAQARAYDDISNTEIGETLKAARTAQLTHPVPVLRAREIDRWASSQEYQSLLQNHGQKYTSEVAPKGGWRNW